The DNA region TAGATGGCGCCTGCAAACCGACCCATTATGAAGGAGAATGGGGTATGTGTGAGTCTTCCCTCCATTGGACTTCTTCCTTTTACCAGTTTTGCTTCCCACCTCTGTCTGGGGATGGACTACAGCTCCCAACATCCTTAGCACTGGATGAAGTGACTTCAGTAAATGGAGGAGTGGATGTGTTTCAAAGCaacttaacttttctttttaattattgaatAACTCTGACTTTAGGTGCCCTCAATGTTATCATTCATTTGTAACTCACTACTGGACATTCAGGGTGTCCTCCCTGGCACTCTTCCATCATGATGGCGGTGTTACCGACAGTCCAAACCCGACATGATAGTGTAGTCTGTGGCCTGCCTTTTTGCTCTTTTCTGGGTTTTTGTGAATCAACAGCACGTCTGTCCAAGAAATTTTGGACTTTAACATCTCCGTACTCCGGCAAGTGGCTGTAAGATCGATGAAGGGCGTCTAAATATCAAGCATGCGTGAACTCCAGCTGAAGTTTTGTATGGATTAGGAGTAGTTAGGAATACTGAAATGAAATTTGTTGCAATCAACAGATTTGTTTTACAAAACATTTGTGAGCGTGTGTGCGTTTTGGAAGAGTAAATAGGTCCTCTATTGAGAGCGATACACACAGTACAAGAGGAGTGTGGAGATCCTGTGGGATACTGCTGGTAAAAATCACAAGTAGCACTTGGAATATTTGTGATAGGACTACATGtgttagcattttatttattgatctggTATGAGCATCTTTAGCAGATACACTGCTGTGTTGGTGCTCTGTTATAACAAAAATATTCTCTACGGCCAACACAGGTGCCCAGAACTGTAAGCAGCTTCTAGACGCAGGAAACACGCTGAGCGGCTGGTACATGGTGTATTCGGTGACAGGGAAGCCTGTTAGTGTCTTCTGTGACATGGACACCGATGGGGGTGGCTGGCTGGTAAGTGATGGCTAAGTGTCTTGAGTGGAGGTGcacttaataagaataaattaatttacattttgatCATTGAAAGACCAGAAGATGGGAGGAATGAATAGGAACAGGAAAAACCGAGGTCTGGAAATCaaaacaagtgaactatgatagtACTGGAAATCAAAGTCCGAGAAACGTGGCAAAAGGTCTTAACAATAAATTGTTCTTGGAAGCACCTTTCAGCTTCCTGTACTTGAGAGGTTTTAAAGAAAGACAGATAAAGTGAgtaaaggcagtatatgatagatagatagatagagtaaaggcactatatgatagacggATTATAGTATAgttgacaagatagatagatagagtgagtaaaggcactatatgatagatagatagatagatagatagatagatagatagatagatagatagatagatagagtaaaggcactatatgatagacggATTATAGTGTAgttgacaagatagatagatagagtagatagatagatagatagatagatagatagatagatagatagatagatagatagataggcactatatgatagacggATTATAGTGTAgttgacaagatagatagatagagtgagtaaaggcactatatgatagatagatagatacatagatagatagagtaaaggcactatatgatagacggattatagtgtagttggcaagattacatagatagatatagtgtagttggcaagatagatagatagatagataatagtgtAGTTGgtgagattagatagatagattatagtgTAGTTGGCAAAATAGACAGATTATAGCGTAGTTGGCAAAATTAGATAGATTATAGCATAGTTggcaaaattagatagatagatagatagatagatagatagatagatagatagattatagtggtttgcaagattagatagatagataatagtgtagttggcaagatagataaactatctatctatctatctatctatctatctatctatctatctatctatctatctatctatctatctatctatctatctatctatctatctatctatctatctatctatctatctatctatctatctatctatctatctatctatttgtccctgagtgaaatttagctttttacagaagctcaagaaatattataacaaacacccCCCTTCACATACACTGGCACTATGCAGATGTATGTGTTggcatgaaggagccccagttgaGTTTCTTGTCACTCTTCTGTTGGCTCTGCACCCTCAGTGCTCCATCATGGCTcacaatggccatcagttttgtcttccttctctcctccagaaggTTCAGtgggtgtcccataactgagccggTCTTCTTAGTTAGCTTGTTGCTCGGCTTTTAAAGAGATGTCACTAGGCCAGCACACCACAATGTTGAAAATCGCACCGACTATCAGAGAGTTGCAAAAcagtgtgaaggatgtcactacccttTTTGAATTTTTCACTTACAGTGTGATGTTCCAGATGTGAGTGCTTACTAACTGACAGTTTCTTGCCACTCTTACAGGTGTTCCAGAGACGCATGGATGGCTCAGTTGATTTTTTCCGAGAGTGGACTGCGTATAAAAAAGGCTTTGGAAATAAACAGTCAGAATTTTGGCTTGGGAATGATTACATTCATAGTCTGACATCAGCAGGTAGAGGCTTGTCCTTTGTCCTCCATCTTATAACACAGTATAAAATACAAAGCACATCCACACCAGTCACTTTACATCTGGACTTGATGTTGTGCAATGTAAATATGTCAGACTTTATCCATATAGCAAagatgtttgtgatttttttaaagtaaattttaaatcaaGAGTCAGTCGTGACCCAAAAATATCCTCTGTTGTTCTGTATTACTAGGGCATTATGGGTTATCAATTTCTGGTCTGCTGCTGAATGAACGTCTGCTTGTGCTATGATAATGATGAGTTTCCCTAAAAAATAttacctttttttaattatagggtATGCATAAATGGACAGGAAAATATCTGTTTTCAATTTATACACAATAGGGCAAGCAGGTTACATTAATGCTGTGGCACCTGCAATTTCCTAGTGTGAACCAcaagggggcattgcagcaccccataTCCCTGGCATAACAGCACAGACACAGTTCCAGATGTCTTGTCACAAGCAGCTCACGCATACTCTACAACTCCAACAAATACGACTTGTCCCTTCTCCACTCACCCCAGGTGAGCTTAATCCGACTCCGACTGTCCCGGGTGATGCAGAGGAGCTTCCTTTATACCGGACCCAGAAGTACATCCGGTGCTGTCACATattgcatccaggaagcacttccgggtcagcgtAACCTCCCTGTGACAGGAGAGTCTGCCtccagcagctccccctagtggcacaCAAGGACTCCTTATTTTTATGtcacagagcatttttgtaaaaatcttttaatattttatttattttgccctttcttgACTCGCCAGGGCTTGACAGTTACCAGGTCCCTCAAATCACCATTTTGGAGTCATTTTTGGGATTATTGTGCATACTTGGAACTCTCTAGTATACAAGAAATGAAAAGTGACCAAAGAAGACTGAAAAAAGGACACTTGAACATAAGCTAGGACAGGAACACTGGCTTATCCATGACAATGACAATGAACAGCTGTGGCTGTGCAAGCCAGTGTCTTTTATAGTCCTCTCAGGTGACTGCAACCCTAATGACCACAGCAAATTGTCCTTTAGGCCTCACCATAGCTGGCTCAGATCTTAGTAGGAGGAAAAGGGACAGGGAAAGACACAAAGTACCCAAAATATGACGTCTTGGTCTTGTGTTTCAGCTGGGGTCCCTCCCTTGCCCCCCGGCTGGTGTTCAAATGTATGAGTGTATGCTGCCTGGGTTGTgttctgtgttttgtgggtggttccccaggaaGTGAGCCCACTTGCTAATCATCACTAGGAagtgccctccaccctataaaccTGAAGGGTCTCCCATTGTTCCTggaggttcattttgaatgtaccACAAAGTTTTGGTGAGTTGTTGTGCTTTGCTGCACTTTTGTAAATGTCTGACcctcttttgctctgtttttattttgtttttgcccattttctggatttttgttttaGGATTTAGTCTGCGTGAATTGTCTTGTGGGTTAGGCAACTctgttttgcctttgtgctcttcGGAGCTTCACAAtattacagagcattttttgtaaaaaacaaaaacgttttcTTAAGCTTCTTTGTTTGCCCGGTTATTCAGCTGTGGTTTGGgggtttattagatagatagatagatagatagatagatagatagatagatagatagatagatagatagatagatagatagatagatagatagagtgcatccagaaagtattcccagcccatcactttttccacattttgttatgttacagccttattccaaaatggattaaattcattttttttcctcagaattctacacacaacaccatataatgacaatgtgaaaaaagtttacttgaggtttttgcaaatttattaaaaataaaaaaactgagaaatcccatgtacataagtattcacagcatttgccGTAAAGCTCaatattgagctcaggtgcatcctgtttcccctgatcatccttgagatgtttctgcagcttaattggagtccacctgtggtaaattcaggtgattggacatgatttggaaaggcacacacctgtccatagaaggtcccacagttgacagttcatgtcagagcacaaaccaagcatgaagtcaaaggaattatctgtagacctccgagacaggattgtctcgaggcacaaatctgaggaaggttacagaaaaatgtctgttgctttgaaggtcccaatgagaacagtggcctccatcatccgtaagtggaagaagttcgaaaccaccaggactcttcctagagctggctggccatctaaactgagcgatcgggggagaagggccttagtcagggaggtgaccaagaacccgatggtcactctgtcagaggtcctctgtggagagaggagaaccttccagaaggcctgtatggtagagtggccagacggaagccactccttagtaaaaggcacgtggcaccccgcctggagtttgccaaaaggcacctgaaggactctcaaaccgTGAGAAAGAaatttctctggtctgatgagacaaagattgaactctttgttgtgaatgccaggcgtcacgtttagaggaaaccaggcaccgctcatcaccaggccaataccaaccctacagtgaagcatggtggtggcagcatcatgctgtggggatgggagactagtcaggataaagggaaagatgactgcagcaatgtacagagacatcctggatgaaaacctgctccagagcggtcttgacctcagactggggcgacagttcatctttcagcaggacaacgaccctaagcacacagccaagatatcaaaggagtggcttcaggacaactctgtgaatgtccttgagtggcccagccagagcccagacttgaatccgattgaacatctctggagagatcttaaaatggctgtgcaccgacccttcccatccaacctgatggagcttgagaggtgctgcaaagaggaatgggcaaaactggccaaggataggtgtgccaagcttgtggcatcatattcaaaaagacttgaggctggaattgctgccaaaggtgcatcgacaaagtattgagcaaaggctgtgaatacttatggacatggatttctcagtttttttatttttaataaatttacaaaaatctcaagtaaacttttttcatgttgtcattatggggtgttgtgtgtagaattctgaggaaaaaaatgaatttaatccattttggaataaggctgtaacataacaaaatgtggaaaaagtgatgcgctgtgaatactttctgtatgcactcactgtagatagatagatagatagatagatagatagatagatattatttttatttttagagggGTTTattcccctctagtgggcattactgGAAATGCGTGCAACTTTTTGGGATCTACGTGATGTGAAACTCCAAGTTCACAACAACACTTGGGGACTTCATAATCACAGGTGCAGGAATCACTTGGTGGCTTACTGCTGGTTGGCAGGAGAAGGACCGGGCACAGCAGCGTTCTCATTCCAGGGGCCATACTCTAAATGCCCTCTGTGTCTATGTGTGTCCCCCATTGTTCGTCTGCTTCATTAACAGTGACTTGCTTTGCGCATCATTAATGAACTGtcattcattgtgttttaaaGGATCTCACGAACTGCGCATTGATCTCATCGACTTTGAAAATGCCAGCACGTTTGCCAAGTACGCTTCTTTTAACGTTATGGGGGAAACGGAAAAGTACAAACTTATTCTTGGGGATTTTACAAGTGGAACAGCAGGTGAGTTTGCCATCAGGTCGATGTTTTAAAGTGATTGCTGCTCCGCTTATGCCATTATGTGCTTCTTTTTTGGTCTTAATTTGCAGGGGATTCTCTGAGTTCCCAGAAGAACATGATGTTTTCCACTAAAGACCAGGATAATGATAGTTCGGCCAGTTTCTGTGCCAGTGCCTACAAAGGAGGGTGGTGGTATTCAGACTGCCATTTTTCTAATCTGAATGGACTTTATCTACGCGGCAGCCATGAGAGTTATGCCAATGGAATCAACTGGAGGACAGGAAAGGGATATAATTACTCTTACAAGTACTGCGATATGAAATTCAGGCCTGTATAAATTAAATCAGCAGTTACCATGTTCAGTCCTGGGgattaccccccccccctcccctgcCGTGCCCTCAACTGTTTAATTCTTGACAATTTCATCCTTACTTTTAATTGCTTATTaattctgcattttgttttctcaCCTGGCGATATTTTAATGATATTCATACAAATGCATATTCTTTGCTTTAACTACTTACAatatgttttgttgattttctgtcGGTTTCCGGGTTAAGtggtcatgtgacaggaaggggcgggtccaggtggacggacaaCAGAGGTGACGTCAGCAATGGAGTGActgtcaatcttctgttctgcacACAGTGCCAGCTCCTGGTCCAGTGGATAACAACCAACGCCATGCTCGCACATGTGACAAAGtatcttttatatataaacgtctacacgtggaagtgtgtgtaataaagtaaaataaagatttGGAGAAGGTTGACAATGCTAGTCATGCCTATCGTGAACTAAGAGCCCCAAAGCACATATATCCAAATTAGTTCTTCAAGCActttcaaaaatgcccactagagagggGCATCACTGTCAAACCCTGGTTAGcaatactttataaaataaataggatTATTCTGAGATGTTCTTCAATAACAATAAAGCTCCATGGAGCATAAGAAGCAAAGGAATTGCCCAAAGACACTAAAAAGCAATCCAAGGCTGACAGACCCCAAAACAGTAATCCAGAAACACAATCAGACACCGagcaataaatacaataaatcaaagtaagacaagtaaactcaccaactcccaGCTACACTCAAATTgaacctccaggaactgcctccAAAATTCAGAGGGTCTCCAagagttcctggtggtgattggcaggtggccccaccccttgggagttgccacacccaccacatg from Erpetoichthys calabaricus chromosome 14, fErpCal1.3, whole genome shotgun sequence includes:
- the LOC114664301 gene encoding ficolin-2-like gives rise to the protein MVLVNAGQTALGLVVSFIIHTVTAGSCPEIHTVSLNDKDKLSILQGCPGYPGAQGLKGDAGTPGMKGSKGEPGAIGKSGAVGQKGEKGNSGDLAQTGAQNCKQLLDAGNTLSGWYMVYSVTGKPVSVFCDMDTDGGGWLVFQRRMDGSVDFFREWTAYKKGFGNKQSEFWLGNDYIHSLTSAGSHELRIDLIDFENASTFAKYASFNVMGETEKYKLILGDFTSGTAGDSLSSQKNMMFSTKDQDNDSSASFCASAYKGGWWYSDCHFSNLNGLYLRGSHESYANGINWRTGKGYNYSYKYCDMKFRPV